CTACCAGGCCATGCATATCTTCTTTCACCAGGGGGATGACTACGGCCGCGACACTCTGCTGAAGAAGCTGGTGGAGATCCAGTATGAACGGAACGACACCGACTTTCACCGCGGCACCTTCCGGGTGCGGGGGGATGTGATCGAGATCTTTCCGGCCTACGACAGTGAGCGGGCGCTGCGGATCGAGTTCTTTGGTGATGAGGTGGAGACGATCTCCCAGATTGATCCGCTGCGCGGCGTGGTGCTGCAAAAGCTGACCAAGGTATCGATCTTCCCGGCCTCGCACTATGTCTCCAGCAAAGAAAATCTGGAACGTTCGGTGGCCCAGATCAGGCTGGACCTGGAGGAGCGGATCAGGCTGTTTAAAGACCAGGGCAAGCTGCTGGAGGCCCAGCGGATTGAGCAGCGTACCTACTATGATATTGAGATGATGGAGGAGATGGGCTTTTGTCAGGGGATTGAGAACTATTCCCGCTACCTGGACAATCGCCAGCCAGGCGAGCCCCCCTTTACCCTGATTGATTATTTCCCCAAGGATTTCATCCTGTTTGTGGATGAATCCCACATCACCAACGCACAGGTCGGCGGCATGTACCGCGGCGATCGCAGTCGCAAGGAGACCCTGGTGGAGTACGGCTTCCGCCTGCCGGCTGCCCTGGATAACCGCCCGCTTAATTTTCAGGAATTTGAGTCGCGCATCAACCAGGTGGTGCATGTCTCGGCCACCCCGGCAGATTACGAGTTGCAACAGGCCGGCGGAGTCTTTGTGGAACAGGTCATCCGCCCCACCGGCCTGGTTGATCCACAGATTGAGATCCGTCCGGCTGCCGGACAGGTGGATGACCTGCTGCACGAGGTACGGCTGACCGTGGCCAAAGGGGACCGGGTGCTGGTCACCACCCTGACCAAACGGATGGCCGAGGAGTTGACCAACTACTATCAGGAACTGGGAGTACGGGTACGCTACCTGCATTCCGACATTGATACCATTGAGCGGA
Above is a window of Trichlorobacter lovleyi SZ DNA encoding:
- the uvrB gene encoding excinuclease ABC subunit UvrB: MSDFKLATTYTPSGDQPQAIDELVAGIERGDKHQVLLGVTGSGKTFTVANVIARTGRPALVLAPNKTLAAQLYGEFKELFPDNAVEYFVSYYDYYQPEAYLPNTDTFIEKDSSINDEIDKLRHSATMSLLTRPDVIIVASVSCIYGIGSPEAYQAMHIFFHQGDDYGRDTLLKKLVEIQYERNDTDFHRGTFRVRGDVIEIFPAYDSERALRIEFFGDEVETISQIDPLRGVVLQKLTKVSIFPASHYVSSKENLERSVAQIRLDLEERIRLFKDQGKLLEAQRIEQRTYYDIEMMEEMGFCQGIENYSRYLDNRQPGEPPFTLIDYFPKDFILFVDESHITNAQVGGMYRGDRSRKETLVEYGFRLPAALDNRPLNFQEFESRINQVVHVSATPADYELQQAGGVFVEQVIRPTGLVDPQIEIRPAAGQVDDLLHEVRLTVAKGDRVLVTTLTKRMAEELTNYYQELGVRVRYLHSDIDTIERMQILRSLRLGEFDVLVGINLLREGLDLPEVSLVAILDADKEGFLRSARSLIQTCGRAARNVDGRVLMYADQVTRSMQACLDETGRRRSKQLAYNQEHGITPETVRKGMRSILESIAEKDYVTPPVVADLEEAYGIELKEIPKLIKKMRKEMLAAAKELDFEKAAELRDRIKQLEDAELKLR